Sequence from the Seonamhaeicola sp. ML3 genome:
ATACAAGCCCAAGTACATGCGGTTACCTACGAGAGTACAGGAAGTGAATTGGTAGCACTTTTAAAAGAAAGTGAAGAAATTAAGCGCGTAAAGCCTATTTTAAATCGCGCCTTAAGAAGAACCATATTTACACATGCTCTTTACAGTTTTGTTGATGAAAACAACTATATAAACCTTAAAATAGATAAAGCTGACGGTAGAAAGCAACCTATAACTACTTTTTCTAATAGGCAAGCAGGCAAAAGTTTTATTACAAGAGTTGTTGAAGATTATAATTTATGTCAAAAACTCACAGGACTTTATAAAACCAAATCAAGTTGCTTTAACTACGAGGTTAAAGCCTGTAACGGTGCCTGTGTAGAACAAGAACCTCCCGAATTATACAATAAGCGTGTTGAATTACTAATCGAAAAAAATAGTTACCATAACAAAAACATGGTCATAATCGACCGTGGAAGAGATATCGATGAGCGTAGTGCTATTTTAATCGAAAATGGTATATTTACGGGACTAGGATTTTTCAACTTAAACTATCAGATTAATAATATAGAGGTTTTAAAATCTATAATAACACCCATGAATAATAACAGAGATACTCAACATATTATTCAGAGTTATTTAAGAAAAAACAAAAAAATCAAACAAATTATATTTAAAGATTAATGAACAAAATCTTTTTAACGCTCGCCTTTCTAGCTACCTTTAATCTCTTTTCACAAACTAAATATAACTCAGATTCTTTCCGTGTAACCCAGGCCGACATAGAAACGAACACCTTTGAAAAAGATTCTACTGCAAACGCTATTATCATTTATGAGGCTGGTAAAAGCTGGATTCGAAATTCTGACTATGACCTGGTAACAGAAGAAAAACACAAACTTAAAATTTTAACCAAGGAAGGAGCAAAACATGCCACCGTTATAATTTACCTCTACCACGACGACTCCAGTAATTATGAACGTGTTAAAAATATTGTAGCAACAACGTACAACTTAAAAGATGGTAAGGTTATAAAAAATCAATTAGACGAAAAGGACATCTTTGAAGAAAAACACAATGAAAACTATAATATCGTAAAGTTTACACTACCAAATATTCAAGAGGGTTCCGTGATTACCTATAGCTATAACATTGAATCTCCATTCAGATTTAAATACAAACCTTGGCATTTTCAACACGAAATACCCACACTCTCAAGTAGATATCAAACCAGTATTCCTGGACTTTGGGAATATAACATTAAGCTCGTTGGCGGAAAAAAACTTACAACTAATACCGCTGATGTAAAAGAGGATTGCTTAGATGGTCCAAATGGGTCCTCCGCTAGTTGTTTAGAATCTGTTTACGAGATGAAAAACATCCCTGCTTTTGTGGAAGAGGAACATATGACTACTAGAGAGAATTACCTAGCGAGAATTGAATATGAATTAAAAACATTTACTGACTTCTACGGTGTTGTAAAAGATTACTCCAAAGAATGGAAGGATGTAGACAAAGAGCTAAAAACAGAACCCAATATTGGCAAACAACTTACTAAATCTGTAAAATTAGAAGATTTGCTAAACACAGACCTAATTAATACTCCTAAAGGTTTAGAAAAAGCACAAGAAATTTACAACTACATACAGGATAGTTACACTTGGAATGGGAAACATCTAATTTTTAAGGACGTATCTGTAAAAGATTTAATTAAAAGTAAAACTGGCAATGTATCGTCAATAAACATATTACTCCACAATATTTTAAAAGAAAGTGGTTTTGATGTGAAACCACTACTAATCTCTACGAGACAGCATGGTATCCCAACAACAATATATCCTGTTATTTTAGATTTTAATTATTTAGTTGTTCATGCCTCAATAGACGGTAAAACGTATTTATTAGATGCAACCGATAAATATTTAAGCTTTGGAGAACTTCCATTTAAATGTTTTAATCACTTCGGAAGGCTTTTAGACTTCGAGAAAGAAAGCCAGTGGTTTGATATTGTACCCAAGAAGTCTGATGTCTATTATTCTGCCAATCTAAAAATAGATAACAACCAAAATATTGTAGGAACCATAAAATCTAAAATAACAGGAAAACATGCCTACGACTAC
This genomic interval carries:
- a CDS encoding DUF3857 domain-containing protein, yielding MNKIFLTLAFLATFNLFSQTKYNSDSFRVTQADIETNTFEKDSTANAIIIYEAGKSWIRNSDYDLVTEEKHKLKILTKEGAKHATVIIYLYHDDSSNYERVKNIVATTYNLKDGKVIKNQLDEKDIFEEKHNENYNIVKFTLPNIQEGSVITYSYNIESPFRFKYKPWHFQHEIPTLSSRYQTSIPGLWEYNIKLVGGKKLTTNTADVKEDCLDGPNGSSASCLESVYEMKNIPAFVEEEHMTTRENYLARIEYELKTFTDFYGVVKDYSKEWKDVDKELKTEPNIGKQLTKSVKLEDLLNTDLINTPKGLEKAQEIYNYIQDSYTWNGKHLIFKDVSVKDLIKSKTGNVSSINILLHNILKESGFDVKPLLISTRQHGIPTTIYPVILDFNYLVVHASIDGKTYLLDATDKYLSFGELPFKCFNHFGRLLDFEKESQWFDIVPKKSDVYYSANLKIDNNQNIVGTIKSKITGKHAYDYRKSYFKNKTAYVEKLENDFNDLEISDFKTTESSKTSPVFKEEYNIKYTPEDTGENLYLDPFFIKFFTENPFKLQERTYPIDFGYKDAFNYTLMLDLGDDYELVDQPKPVILNLPNKSGKLFFSPTLIGNNLNLSLRIEFKNAIYPPAYYPYLKAFMNKIVDIQTNTLLLLKKK